One Argentina anserina chromosome 6, drPotAnse1.1, whole genome shotgun sequence genomic window, TTGTGAATTATGTTTATGAAGACGATTCTATCTTTTGTGTAGGTTTGTGATGAAATTCTAAATTCTATTTGCATGGAGACTATCAACATAATATATATCGTGATGTTATGCAGGTTGTTTCATGCCTATTTTCGAATACCATAACTGTGATCACTGCCTAGATTAAGGGTGAAGGTGAGTATGAAGCTATATATACCTTGTATATGTGTCCTGCATATACTAGATTATGAATTGTGATCTGCCATCTAGAGTTTGGAGAAATTGATTATTCTCTTGCTGGTTTAGGCTTGATGAATTATAAATCGGTTTTTTAGGCTTGATGAATCGCTTTTTCGCTTTGTTTCTAGTTGTTGAATTGAAGCCATATGACTCCATTTTTTCTGAAGTAGAAATGTGAGTTTGTGAGCTGAACCTTCTTTGCATACGAGACATTTtataattcaccaaagtggtGATCTTGTACAAGTAATCACATGTACAGCTTCAGTAACAGTCACATGCCGGTGTAAGATTAGGACTTCTAGGCTGTAATAGTTAAGCAAACTAAATTGTATATTATGTTTTAATTATGCTTCTAGCCTGACAATATATCGTCTCGGCGAACAATGGATTGGGAACTAGTATATAGGAAATAACTATGTGATTATGTTCAAGTTAGATTTTTAATTTGGGTTATCTATGATGAATTTTGATATATACTTTGACCAACatatattttatatctttagcattttttttcttctgttgtCTTTGAAATCTGAATTTTTCTGAACCGCGGTTACATTTTTGGTCTCACGTACAATTTATTTTAGGATCTAGCTCAATCCAAATCTGAAGCTTTCAGCATGCCATTACTATTTATTTGCAATTTGCGTTACAGGAGGAATATGGAGAAATTATTGATCGAATATATGCCCTATAATCAGTTCAATATAGTTTACAATCACATGTTAAGGAAAATTAGGAAAGAATCGGTATGTACGTAGCCATTTCAAAGTTGCTGTGTGTGCAGTACGTACCATGGAGTACGTTCAGATCATTTCTAGgcatttaaaaatttaaataactCGACTGTTCAGCTTCGCACTCACGTTTCGGTTCAAGCTTCATCATATGCAATTATATACGCGATTATTGATAGTGATTATAATACTGATCATGTTTCATATACTCAAATGGATAAGGTAAAGGGTCGGAGACAAGGAGTTGCTGTAAacaatttataaatatatagaaaTATGTGTTGTGGATACCGGTCTCACACCACATCTAACAGTACTATGCATGATATATACGATCGGGAAGTTGTAACAAAAGAATAATCaagttaattaaaaagaattgGTCAtggttttcaaaaaaaaaaaaagaattgatCATTACATCAAATGGGATGtacaaaaaattaataatcaaGACCTAGCTATTAAAAGAATGAATGAACGCAACAGCCATCGGATCAAAGAATTAAGAAACTAAAGTATCAACTTTCGGAGCCATGTTCCCAAACAAGACCTTCAGGTCATTTTCCAGAGGCGTCAAGTTCAAGTCCATGTCCAAACACATGACCCTCTTGCTACTCGACCTCATCAGCACAGGAATCTTCGAAGCAACAACAACCTCAGAAGGAACTGAAGAAGAAAACCCTGTGTTCATCATTCTGTGCCTTCTCATATGACCCCCCAGAGCTTGCCCCAAACTGAACTCCTGCCCGCATATGGAGCACTCGTGCTTTTTTGGCTTGCTTTGAGCCAATTTGACCT contains:
- the LOC126801156 gene encoding zinc finger protein ZAT18-like, with protein sequence MKTMRAQEVMGLDMAKYLMLLSCRLETKFKKCASSPNDVYECKTCNRQFSSFQALGGHRASHKKPRTLPGSDEDLKSEVKLAQSKPKKHECSICGQEFSLGQALGGHMRRHRMMNTGFSSSVPSEVVVASKIPVLMRSSSKRVMCLDMDLNLTPLENDLKVLFGNMAPKVDTLVS